One genomic segment of Hevea brasiliensis isolate MT/VB/25A 57/8 chromosome 3, ASM3005281v1, whole genome shotgun sequence includes these proteins:
- the LOC131178632 gene encoding calcium-binding protein CBP-like, with translation MVMSSYYPTPSGYGCGAPPPPQPQPQPFGVFHPYGEPASSQPYGAPALYQPYGAPASYQPYGAPCSPPPCDKPPKDKPHSYAPAPGCYPPSATYGSPFASLVPSTFPPGTDPNVVAAFQLADQDGSGFIDDKELQKVLSSCNQSFSLRTVRLLMFHFTNTNIMNIGLKEFTSVFYSLQNWKDIFERFDRDRSGRIDSNELREALCSIGFAVSPVVLDLLVSKFDKSGRKDKAIEYDNFIECCLTVKGLTEKFREKNCSYSGSATFTFEAFMLTVLPFLIA, from the exons ATGGTCATGTCTAGCTATTATCCTACCCCATCCGGCTACGGCTGTGGTGCTCCACCGCCACCCCAACCTCAACCCCAACCATTCGGAGTCTTTCATCCATACGGTGAGCCGGCATCTTCTCAGCCCTATGGTGCGCCGGCATTATATCAGCCCTATGGTGCACCGGCATCATATCAGCCCTATGGTGCACCCTGCTCACCACCTCCCTGCGACAAGCCGCCAAAGGACAAACCCCACTCTTATGCACCCGCACCTGGCTGTTACCCGCCTTCAGCCACATATGGAAGCCCGTTCGCCTCACTAGTACCATCCACTTTTCCTCCAGGGACGGATCCCAACGTCGTTGCGGCCTTTCAACTCGCTGATCAGGACGGCAGTGGGTTTATCGACGACAAGGAGTTGCAGAAAGTACTCTCTAGTTGTAATCAGAGCTTCAGCTTGAGGACCGTTCGTCTTCTCATGTTTCATTTCACCAATACTAACATCATGAACATCG GGCTGAAGGAATTCACTTCAGTGTTTTACAGTCTTCAGAACTGGAAA GACATTTTCGAGAGATTTGATAGGGATAGGAGCGGAAGGATTGATTCTAATGAGCTGAGGGAGGCTCTATGTAGTATAGGATTTGCTGTCTCACCAGTCGTTTTGGATTTGCTGGTTTCTAAGTTTGATAAAAGTGGACGCAAAGATAAGGCCATTGAATATGACAATTTCATCGA GTGCTGTCTTACTGTCAAG GGTCTGACTGAGAAATTCAGAGAGAAGAACTGCTCATACTCGGGTTCGGCAACTTTCACTTTCGAGGCCTTCATGCTAACAGTTCTTCCATTCCTCATAGCATGA